CGTGGCCGGGCAGTTCAGCCTGATCCTGGCCAACCCACCGTTTGCGGGATCGCTGGACTACGAGAGCACTGCAAAGGACCTGCAGGCGATCGTCAAAACCAAAAAGACCGAGCTGCTGTTCCTCGCCCTGTTCCTGCGCCTGCTCAAGCCCGGCGGCCGCGCGGCGGTGATCGTGCCAGACGGTGTGCTGTTCGGCTCCAGTAAGGCCCACAAGACCCTGCGCCGGATGCTGGTGGAAGAGCAGAAGCTCGACGGCATCGTGTCCATGCCGTCGGGCGTGTTCCGCCCGTATGCCGGTGTGTCCACCGCGATCCTGCTGTTCACCAAGACCGACTCCGGCGGTACGGACGACGTCTGGTTCTACGACATGCAGGCGGACGGCTTCTCGCTGGATGACAAGCGCAACGCACTGGATGCGGAGAAGCACGAGGCCAACAACCTACCGGACATTCTTGAGCGATGGTGCAACCGTGCGGGGGAGTCGGGCAGGGCGCGGACTGAACAGAGCTTTTTGGTGCCGAAGGCGGAGATCGCCGGCAACGACTACGACCTGTCGATCAACCGCTACAAGGAGGTCGTGCACGAGCACGTGGAGTACGACCCGCCGCTGAAGATTCTGGCCGAGCTGAAGGAGCTGGAGGCGGAGATCATGCGGGGGATGGAGGAGCTGGAGGGGATGCTGTCGTGAGTTGGCGGTCAGTAGCTCTTGGCGAGCTTTGTGATCTTGAGATTGGCAAAACTCCATCTCGCGCCGAACCAGAATTTTGGCGTGGTGGAACACTGCCTTGGCTGTCGATTGCCGACATGAATCAAGGTCGCAACCTGCAATTTACCAAAGAATGCGTGACAGATGCAGGCGCGCGGGCCGCTAGAATGAAGATCGTTAAGCCGGGAACCCTCCTTCTTAGTTACAAGCTCAGTATCGGGAAGGTGGGGGTGGCACGGATTCCAATGTACACGAACGAGGCAATTGCAGCCTTGTCAAACCTTAGCAGCGAGGTTGACCCCGACTTTATGTATTGGGCGCTTCAACACGTGGACCTTCTGCAAGGTGCGGATCGTGCCGCGATGGGTGCAACCCTAAATAAGGCAAAGCTGACCGCGATCAAGTTCCCAGTCCCACCGCTCACCGAGCAGCGCCGCATCGCGGCGATCCTGGACAAGGCCGACGCGCTGCGCGCCAAGCGCCGCGAAGCCATCGCCAAGCTCGACCAGCTGCTGCAGTCCGTGTTTATCGACATGTTCGGCGAGCCCACATCGAATCCCAAGCGTTGGCCCATGGTTGCCTTAGCAGACTTGGGGGATATTCACACAGGAAAGACGCCGCCAACAGCAGTGACCGGAGTATTCGATGGAGATGTTCCATTTGTAACGCCTGGCGATCTTTCACGTCCGATGTTTCGTGCTGAG
This genomic interval from Lysobacter ciconiae contains the following:
- a CDS encoding restriction endonuclease subunit S, yielding MSWRSVALGELCDLEIGKTPSRAEPEFWRGGTLPWLSIADMNQGRNLQFTKECVTDAGARAARMKIVKPGTLLLSYKLSIGKVGVARIPMYTNEAIAALSNLSSEVDPDFMYWALQHVDLLQGADRAAMGATLNKAKLTAIKFPVPPLTEQRRIAAILDKADALRAKRREAIAKLDQLLQSVFIDMFGEPTSNPKRWPMVALADLGDIHTGKTPPTAVTGVFDGDVPFVTPGDLSRPMFRAERTITELGATYTKVVRAGSALVGCIGSIGKIAKAPVPCSFNQQINAVDWNYDLVDDDFGVAALVCRTPQMLALSSATTVPILNKSAFSRVTIPIPPIALQKRFSRKVAAVESSSACHREQLRRIDYLFASLENELFENRVQ